The following are encoded in a window of Caretta caretta isolate rCarCar2 chromosome 19, rCarCar1.hap1, whole genome shotgun sequence genomic DNA:
- the PNRC2 gene encoding proline-rich nuclear receptor coactivator 2, whose product MGGGERFSIPVPQSRNITKKNKQLNNRQKSKDQNSQMKMTYMKKERGHGCSSSSIARQAVQNGGKNTVHFPNNQNWSPTLLSPNSLFTSQTNQNYAGAKFSEPPSPSVLPKPPSHWVPVSFNPSDKEIMTFQLKTLLKVQA is encoded by the coding sequence ATGGGTGGTGGAGAAAGGTTCAGCATTCCAGTTCCCCAGTCTAGAAATATTACCAAGAAGAATAAACAACTTAATAACAGGCAAAAGAGCAAAGATCAGAATTCTCAAATGAAGATGACTTatatgaagaaagaaagaggacATGGATGTAGCTCATCATCTATTGCACGGCAGGCCGTGCAAAATGGGGGCAAGAACACTGTGCACTTCCCAAATAATCAGAATTGGAGTCCTACTTTATTAAGTCCCAACTCACTTTTCACATCTCAAACCAATCAGAACTATGCTGGGGCAAAATTTAGTGAGCCACCTTCACCAAGTGTTCTTCCTAAGCCACCAAGCCACTGGGTACCTGTTTCCTTTAATCCTTCTGATAAAGAAATAATGACCTTTCAACTTAAAACCTTACTTAAAGTCCAGGCTTGA